From the genome of Lysobacterales bacterium, one region includes:
- the eno gene encoding phosphopyruvate hydratase — translation MPTITRIHAREILDSRGNPTLEAEVQVEGGHVGRAAVPSGASTGAREAIELRDGDKARYLGKGVSRAVANVNGRIAEVLEGFDAADQRGLDEQLIALDGTDNKGNLGANALLGVSMAAAHAAAAAAGKPLWENLLGGREGILPVPMMNIINGGAHADNNVDMQEFMILPVGFDRFSEALRCGVEVFHALKAVLRGRGLATAVGDEGGFAPDLKSNEEAIEVILKAVADAGYRAGSQVLLGLDVASSEFHREGRYHLEGEGRSLDAEGFTGLLADWCDRYPIVSIEDGMAEDDWAGWRLLSERLGRRVQLVGDDLFVTNPAILRQGIEKGIGNAILIKVNQIGTLSETFDAIAMAEKARYAQVISHRSGETEDTTIADLAVATSATQIKTGSLCRSDRVAKYNQLLRIEEALGDRARYAGRRAFPNLDRLPG, via the coding sequence ATGCCCACCATCACCCGCATCCACGCCCGCGAGATCCTCGATTCCCGCGGCAATCCCACGCTCGAGGCAGAGGTCCAGGTCGAAGGCGGCCATGTCGGTCGCGCGGCGGTGCCGTCGGGTGCGTCGACCGGCGCCCGCGAGGCGATCGAGCTGCGCGACGGCGACAAGGCGCGCTATCTGGGCAAGGGCGTGAGCCGGGCGGTGGCCAACGTCAACGGCCGCATCGCCGAGGTCCTGGAGGGCTTCGATGCCGCCGACCAGCGCGGTCTGGACGAGCAGCTGATCGCGCTCGACGGCACCGACAACAAGGGCAACCTCGGCGCCAACGCCCTGCTCGGGGTGTCGATGGCGGCCGCGCACGCCGCCGCCGCGGCGGCCGGCAAGCCGCTGTGGGAGAACCTGCTCGGCGGCCGCGAGGGCATCCTGCCGGTGCCGATGATGAACATCATCAACGGCGGCGCCCATGCCGACAACAACGTCGACATGCAGGAGTTCATGATCCTGCCGGTCGGCTTCGACCGCTTCTCCGAGGCGCTGCGCTGCGGCGTCGAGGTGTTCCACGCGCTCAAGGCGGTGCTGCGCGGCCGCGGCCTGGCCACGGCGGTCGGCGACGAGGGCGGCTTCGCGCCGGACCTGAAGTCCAACGAGGAAGCCATCGAGGTGATCCTGAAGGCGGTCGCCGACGCCGGCTACCGGGCCGGCAGCCAGGTGCTGCTCGGCCTCGACGTCGCCAGCTCGGAATTCCATCGCGAAGGCCGCTACCACCTCGAGGGCGAAGGCCGCAGCCTCGATGCCGAGGGCTTCACCGGGCTGCTCGCCGACTGGTGCGACCGCTACCCGATCGTCAGCATCGAGGACGGCATGGCCGAGGACGACTGGGCTGGCTGGCGCCTGCTCAGCGAACGACTGGGCCGGCGCGTCCAGCTGGTCGGCGACGACCTGTTCGTCACCAACCCGGCCATCCTGCGCCAGGGCATCGAGAAGGGCATCGGCAACGCCATCCTGATCAAGGTCAACCAGATCGGCACGCTCAGCGAGACCTTCGATGCCATCGCGATGGCCGAGAAGGCCCGCTATGCGCAGGTGATCTCGCACCGTTCCGGCGAGACCGAGGACACCACCATCGCCGACCTGGCGGTAGCGACCAGCGCCACCCAGATCAAGACCGGTTCGCTGTGCCGGTCCGACCGGGTCGCCAAGTACAACCAGTTGCTGCGCATCGAGGAGGCGCTGGGCGACCGGGCCCGCTATGCCGGCCGGCGCGCTTTCCCCAACCTGGACCGTCTGCCAGGCTAG
- the ispD gene encoding 2-C-methyl-D-erythritol 4-phosphate cytidylyltransferase gives MTWVVVPAAGCGSRAGLALPKQYADLAGRPMLAWTLESLLEHPRIAGALVVLAAEDPHWPGWTRVAGKPVHTAVGGEERCDSVLAGLQALPAEVDADDWVLVHDAARPCLSHAEIDALLAVRDHPVGALLAVPVADTLKRADAQGDACATIDRADAWRALTPQMFRREPLRRALAEAVVAGARPTDEAAAMERLGCFPRLVPGRASNLKVTTGEDLALAAWWLGRQQR, from the coding sequence GTGACCTGGGTGGTGGTGCCGGCGGCGGGTTGCGGCAGCCGTGCCGGACTGGCCTTGCCCAAGCAGTACGCCGACCTCGCCGGGCGACCGATGCTCGCCTGGACCCTGGAGAGCCTGCTCGAGCACCCACGGATCGCTGGTGCCCTGGTGGTGCTGGCGGCCGAGGACCCGCATTGGCCCGGATGGACGCGGGTCGCGGGCAAGCCGGTGCATACCGCCGTGGGGGGCGAGGAACGTTGCGATTCGGTGCTGGCCGGGTTGCAGGCGCTGCCTGCGGAAGTCGATGCCGATGACTGGGTCCTGGTGCACGACGCCGCGCGGCCGTGCCTGAGCCACGCCGAGATCGACGCGCTGCTGGCCGTTCGCGATCATCCTGTCGGGGCGCTGCTGGCCGTGCCGGTCGCCGACACGCTGAAGCGCGCGGATGCGCAGGGCGATGCCTGCGCCACGATCGATCGCGCGGACGCCTGGCGGGCGTTGACCCCGCAGATGTTCCGTCGCGAGCCGCTGCGGCGTGCGCTCGCCGAGGCCGTCGTGGCCGGCGCCAGACCGACCGACGAAGCCGCAGCGATGGAGCGGCTGGGATGCTTTCCCCGTCTGGTTCCCGGTCGCGCCTCCAACCTCAAGGTGACCACCGGCGAGGACCTTGCGCTGGCCGCCTGGTGGCTTGGACGGCAGCAGCGCTGA
- a CDS encoding CTP synthase, with translation MTPLIFVTGGVVSSLGKGISAASLAAILESRGLRVTLMKLDPYINVDPGTMSPYQHGEVFVLDDGAETDLDLGHYERFVRTRLTRRNAVTTGRIYENVLRKERRGDYLGATVQVIPHVTDEIKRCIDEATAGFDVGLVEIGGTVGDIESLPFLEAIRQLRIERGTDKTLFMHLTLVPYIKAAGELKTKPTQHSVKELRTIGIQPDVLLCRSEQPLPDSERRKIALFTNVPEKAVINAVDLPSIYRIPLWLHAQGLDAIVVDRLGLAGKAHEADLSEWERAVDAYENPRQSVSIAIVGKYVEHKDAYKSIGEALIHGGLRQAVRVDLRWIEADDIERQGTGLLAGADGILVPGGFGKRGFEGKVLAAQYARERGIPYFGICYGMHAAVVDFARHVAGLEGANSSENDRTSPHPVIALITEWRTETGAVEQRDEASDKGGTMRLGAQPCRIAPGTLAHRLYGSDEARERHRHRYEFNDRYRAILEQHGMVMSAVSLDGSLVEMVELRDHPWFLACQAHPEFTSTPRDGHPLFSGFVKAALAERSRRHQAEGALATA, from the coding sequence ATGACCCCACTGATTTTCGTGACCGGCGGCGTCGTGTCCTCGCTGGGCAAGGGCATTTCCGCGGCGTCCCTGGCTGCCATCCTGGAGTCTCGCGGCCTGCGCGTGACGCTGATGAAGCTGGACCCCTACATCAACGTCGACCCGGGCACGATGAGCCCCTACCAGCACGGCGAGGTGTTCGTGCTGGACGACGGCGCCGAGACCGACCTCGACCTGGGCCATTACGAGCGCTTCGTGCGTACCCGGCTGACCCGGCGCAATGCGGTCACCACCGGGCGCATCTACGAGAACGTCCTGCGCAAGGAACGCCGCGGCGACTACCTGGGCGCGACCGTGCAGGTGATCCCTCACGTCACCGACGAGATCAAGCGCTGCATAGACGAGGCCACCGCCGGCTTCGACGTCGGCCTGGTCGAGATCGGCGGCACGGTCGGCGACATCGAGTCGCTGCCGTTCCTGGAGGCGATCCGCCAGCTGCGCATCGAGCGCGGCACCGACAAGACCCTGTTCATGCACCTGACCCTGGTGCCGTACATCAAGGCCGCCGGCGAGCTGAAGACCAAGCCGACCCAGCATTCCGTCAAGGAACTGCGCACCATCGGCATCCAGCCCGACGTCCTGCTGTGCCGCTCCGAGCAGCCGCTGCCGGACAGCGAGCGCCGCAAGATCGCGCTGTTCACCAATGTCCCCGAGAAGGCGGTGATCAACGCCGTCGACCTGCCCAGCATCTACCGCATCCCGCTGTGGCTGCACGCCCAGGGCCTGGACGCCATCGTCGTCGACCGCCTGGGGCTGGCCGGCAAGGCCCACGAGGCCGACCTGTCGGAATGGGAGCGGGCGGTCGATGCCTACGAGAATCCGCGGCAGTCGGTCAGCATCGCCATCGTCGGCAAGTACGTCGAGCACAAGGACGCCTACAAGTCGATCGGCGAGGCGCTGATCCACGGTGGCCTGCGCCAGGCGGTGCGCGTCGACCTGCGCTGGATCGAGGCCGACGACATCGAGCGCCAGGGCACCGGCCTGCTGGCCGGCGCCGACGGCATCCTGGTGCCCGGCGGCTTCGGCAAGCGCGGCTTCGAGGGCAAGGTGCTGGCCGCGCAGTACGCGCGCGAGCGCGGCATCCCGTATTTCGGCATCTGCTACGGCATGCATGCGGCGGTGGTCGACTTCGCCCGCCACGTCGCCGGCCTGGAGGGCGCCAACAGCAGCGAGAACGACCGCACCAGCCCGCATCCGGTGATCGCCCTGATCACCGAGTGGCGCACCGAGACCGGCGCGGTCGAGCAGCGCGACGAGGCCTCGGACAAGGGCGGCACCATGCGCCTGGGCGCCCAGCCATGCCGGATCGCTCCGGGCACGCTGGCGCATCGTCTGTACGGCAGCGACGAGGCGCGCGAGCGCCACCGCCACCGCTACGAGTTCAACGACCGCTACCGGGCGATCCTGGAACAGCACGGCATGGTGATGAGCGCTGTCTCCCTGGACGGCTCCCTGGTGGAGATGGTCGAGCTGCGCGACCACCCCTGGTTCCTGGCCTGCCAGGCGCACCCCGAGTTCACCTCGACGCCGCGCGACGGCCACCCGCTGTTCTCGGGCTTCGTCAAGGCGGCCCTGGCCGAGCGCTCCCGTCGGCACCAGGCCGAGGGCGCGCTCGCCACCGCATGA
- the egtD gene encoding L-histidine N(alpha)-methyltransferase: MDTPQPTLIDLKPDLASVEQAVLEGLGAEPRRLPAWLFYDAEGSRLFEAICEQPEYYPTRTELAILREHGPDIAATLGEGCTLVELGSGSERKAKVLLRLLRAPDGYIGIDVSAAQLRTATTALARAFPGLSVAGICADFGDDGALPLAELAGDGPLVGFFPGSTIGNMTPDEAVAFLAGWAERLAPGGMLVGVDLVKDTAVLDAAYNDAAGVTAAFNRNMLVHIARRLDTDLDPDAFAHRAFFDETASRVEMHLVARRAHVVRVGGHRFEFRAGESIHTESSHKFSIEGFQDLARRAGFLPCKVWTDPRRWFSVHYLAAPQRP; encoded by the coding sequence ATGGACACCCCGCAGCCGACCCTGATCGACCTCAAGCCCGACCTGGCCAGCGTCGAGCAGGCGGTGCTCGAGGGGCTGGGCGCCGAGCCCAGGCGCCTGCCGGCCTGGCTGTTCTACGACGCCGAGGGATCGCGCCTGTTCGAAGCGATCTGCGAGCAACCCGAGTACTACCCGACGCGCACCGAGCTGGCCATCCTGCGCGAGCACGGGCCCGACATCGCCGCGACCCTGGGCGAAGGCTGCACCCTGGTCGAGCTGGGCTCGGGCTCCGAGCGCAAGGCCAAGGTGCTGCTGCGCCTGCTGCGCGCCCCGGACGGCTACATCGGCATCGATGTCTCCGCCGCGCAGCTGCGGACCGCCACGACGGCGCTTGCGCGCGCCTTCCCGGGACTGTCGGTGGCCGGCATCTGCGCCGATTTCGGCGACGATGGCGCCCTGCCGCTGGCCGAGCTGGCCGGCGACGGTCCGCTGGTGGGCTTCTTCCCGGGCTCGACGATCGGCAACATGACCCCGGACGAGGCGGTGGCCTTCCTGGCCGGTTGGGCGGAGCGTCTGGCGCCGGGCGGCATGCTGGTCGGCGTCGACCTGGTCAAGGACACGGCGGTGCTGGACGCCGCGTACAACGACGCCGCCGGCGTCACCGCGGCGTTCAACCGCAACATGCTCGTGCACATCGCGCGGCGCCTGGACACCGACCTCGACCCGGATGCCTTCGCGCACCGGGCGTTCTTCGACGAAACCGCCAGCCGGGTCGAGATGCACCTGGTGGCGCGCCGGGCGCACGTGGTGCGGGTCGGCGGCCACCGCTTCGAATTCCGCGCCGGCGAGTCCATCCACACGGAAAGCTCGCACAAGTTCAGCATCGAGGGCTTCCAGGACCTGGCCCGTCGTGCCGGCTTCCTGCCGTGCAAGGTCTGGACCGATCCGCGGCGCTGGTTCTCGGTGCACTACCTGGCCGCACCGCAGCGGCCCTGA
- a CDS encoding DUF3309 domain-containing protein gives MSLSLLLLIIVIILLVGAVPAWPYSRGWGYAPSGILGVVLLVVLILLLTGRL, from the coding sequence ATGTCCCTTTCCCTCCTCCTGCTGATCATCGTCATCATCCTGCTGGTCGGCGCGGTGCCGGCATGGCCGTACAGCCGCGGCTGGGGCTATGCGCCCAGCGGCATCCTCGGCGTCGTGCTGCTGGTCGTGCTGATCCTGCTGCTGACCGGCAGGCTCTGA
- the egtB gene encoding ergothioneine biosynthesis protein EgtB: MTVHTGQPPAPELDAVALAARFRAIRAASTALVAGLDAEDLVPQSMPDASPGKWHLAHTTWFFEAMVLMPLAGQPPADRRWHYLFNSYYEALGPRQPRPQRGLLTRPSLAEVLAWRADVEDRVLALLAAGPPPGAAELLALGCQHEQQHQELLVTDLKHLFAQNALAPCWRGPAPPIGGNQAPMTGWHRHDAEGPAAVGAGQDGFAFDNERPRHTVWLRPFELADRPVSTGEWLAFIDDGGYSDPALWLADGWAAVQAGDWQAPLYWHRPAPDAPWRQFTVWGWRDLDPAEPVCHLSCYEADAYARWAGARLPSEAEWEAIAARQGLDGGFADAGRLHPAPLHGPSLGGEVWEWTASAYAPYPGFRPLPGAAGEYNGKFMSGQRVLRGGSCASPRDHLRTSYRNFFPPAARWQFSGLRLARDL, from the coding sequence ATGACTGTCCACACCGGCCAGCCGCCCGCCCCGGAACTCGACGCCGTGGCGCTGGCGGCGCGCTTTCGCGCCATTCGCGCCGCCAGCACCGCCCTTGTGGCCGGTCTCGATGCCGAGGACCTGGTGCCACAGTCGATGCCGGACGCCAGCCCCGGCAAGTGGCACCTTGCGCATACCACCTGGTTCTTCGAGGCTATGGTGCTGATGCCGCTGGCCGGCCAGCCACCCGCGGACCGGCGCTGGCACTACCTGTTCAACTCCTATTACGAGGCGCTCGGGCCCCGGCAGCCGCGTCCGCAGCGCGGCCTGCTGACCCGGCCGTCGCTGGCCGAGGTGCTGGCCTGGCGGGCCGATGTCGAGGACCGGGTACTGGCCCTGCTGGCGGCCGGTCCGCCGCCCGGGGCTGCGGAACTGCTGGCGCTGGGCTGCCAGCACGAGCAGCAGCACCAGGAGCTGCTGGTGACCGACCTCAAGCACCTGTTCGCGCAGAACGCGCTGGCGCCCTGCTGGCGGGGTCCGGCGCCGCCGATCGGTGGCAACCAGGCACCGATGACCGGCTGGCACCGCCACGATGCGGAAGGCCCGGCGGCGGTCGGTGCCGGCCAGGACGGTTTCGCGTTCGACAACGAGCGTCCCCGCCACACCGTCTGGCTGCGCCCGTTCGAGCTCGCCGACCGGCCGGTCAGCACGGGCGAATGGCTGGCCTTCATCGACGATGGCGGCTATAGCGACCCTGCCTTGTGGCTGGCCGACGGCTGGGCCGCGGTGCAGGCCGGCGACTGGCAGGCACCGCTGTACTGGCACCGTCCGGCGCCCGATGCGCCCTGGCGGCAGTTCACCGTCTGGGGCTGGCGCGACCTCGACCCTGCCGAGCCGGTCTGCCACCTTTCCTGCTACGAGGCGGACGCCTACGCGCGCTGGGCCGGTGCGCGCCTGCCCAGCGAGGCCGAGTGGGAGGCGATCGCGGCCCGCCAGGGACTGGACGGCGGCTTCGCCGACGCCGGCCGCCTGCACCCCGCGCCCCTGCACGGCCCGTCGCTGGGCGGCGAGGTCTGGGAGTGGACGGCCAGCGCCTACGCGCCCTACCCCGGCTTCCGTCCGCTGCCCGGCGCCGCCGGCGAGTACAACGGCAAGTTCATGTCCGGCCAGCGGGTGCTGCGCGGCGGCTCCTGCGCCAGTCCGCGCGACCATCTGCGGACGAGCTATCGCAACTTCTTCCCGCCCGCCGCGCGTTGGCAGTTCAGCGGCCTGCGCCTGGCCCGCGACCTGTGA
- the kdsA gene encoding 3-deoxy-8-phosphooctulonate synthase: protein MNLCGFEVGNDRPFFLIAGPCVVESEQLQVDTAGTLKEITGRLGIPFIFKSSFDKANRSSAGSFRGPGMAEGLRVLAEVKRQLALPLLTDVHEYTPMAEVADVVDVLQTPAFLCRQTDFIQNVARAGRPVNIKKGQFLAPWDMKHVVEKARATGNDQLMVCERGASFGYNNLVSDMRSLVVMRETGCPVVFDATHSVQLPGGQGASSGGQREFVPALSRAAVAVGIAGLFMETHPDPDKALSDGPNAWPLGQMGPLLETLLELDRVGKRRP from the coding sequence ATGAATCTGTGCGGTTTCGAGGTCGGCAACGACCGCCCGTTCTTCCTGATCGCTGGTCCCTGCGTGGTCGAGTCCGAGCAGTTGCAGGTGGACACCGCCGGCACGCTCAAGGAGATCACCGGCCGGCTCGGCATCCCCTTCATCTTCAAGAGCAGCTTCGACAAGGCGAACCGCTCCTCGGCGGGCAGCTTCCGCGGCCCGGGCATGGCCGAGGGCCTGCGCGTGCTGGCCGAGGTCAAGCGCCAGCTCGCCCTGCCCCTGCTCACCGACGTCCACGAATACACGCCGATGGCCGAGGTCGCCGACGTCGTCGACGTGCTGCAGACGCCGGCCTTCCTGTGCCGGCAGACCGACTTCATCCAGAACGTCGCCCGCGCCGGCCGGCCGGTGAACATCAAGAAGGGCCAGTTCCTGGCGCCCTGGGACATGAAGCACGTGGTCGAGAAGGCGCGCGCCACCGGCAACGACCAGCTCATGGTCTGCGAGCGCGGCGCCAGCTTCGGCTACAACAACCTGGTCTCGGACATGCGCTCCCTTGTGGTGATGCGCGAGACCGGCTGCCCGGTGGTGTTCGACGCCACCCATTCGGTCCAGCTGCCTGGCGGCCAGGGCGCCAGCTCCGGCGGCCAGCGCGAGTTCGTGCCGGCCCTGTCGCGGGCCGCCGTGGCGGTCGGCATCGCCGGCCTGTTCATGGAAACCCATCCCGACCCCGACAAGGCCCTGTCCGACGGTCCCAACGCCTGGCCGCTCGGCCAGATGGGGCCCTTGCTGGAAACCCTCCTGGAGCTGGATCGGGTCGGCAAGCGGCGACCCTGA
- the ftsB gene encoding cell division protein FtsB codes for MTLVLLLLIVVLQLRLWGAEGRRKVEGLEQSIAAQRQENERLRTRNAALAAEVRNLKEGREAIEERARAELGLVAPGEVFHQVIGADPTQGAPHASEERRR; via the coding sequence CTGACCCTTGTGCTGCTGCTGTTGATCGTGGTCCTGCAGCTGCGACTGTGGGGGGCCGAGGGACGCCGCAAGGTCGAAGGGCTCGAGCAGTCGATCGCCGCGCAGCGCCAGGAGAACGAGCGCCTGCGCACGCGCAATGCCGCCCTGGCCGCCGAGGTCCGCAACCTGAAGGAAGGTCGCGAGGCGATCGAGGAGCGCGCGCGAGCCGAGCTGGGTCTGGTGGCGCCGGGCGAGGTGTTCCACCAGGTGATCGGCGCCGATCCGACGCAGGGCGCGCCCCACGCGTCCGAGGAACGGCGCCGGTGA